The following are encoded together in the Astyanax mexicanus isolate ESR-SI-001 chromosome 8, AstMex3_surface, whole genome shotgun sequence genome:
- the igfbp1b gene encoding insulin-like growth factor-binding protein 1b: MRVLQPVPVLVPAELALSCLLLLLVPSARSSPVAPPPPLAPIRCAPCTPLQLSACPAVPARCPEVLREPGCGCCLACALSLGDACGVHTAPCGSGLRCTPRAGDPQPLHSLVRGQGACARAEMTQQQQQQEEEDEEREDEEALMLIHNTVPTEESDLHSLHALLQLSQPTDTTARDAIRARANAIRKKLVQLGPCHTQLHAALDTIAASQQALGQQFTSFYLPNCDKHGFYKAKQCETSLMGQPPRCWCVSSWNGQRIAGSGDVTVDDLCQQEVTH, encoded by the exons ATGCGTGTACTCCAGCCCGTGCCCGTGCTCGTGCCCGCCGAGCTCGCCCTCTCCTGCCTCCTCCTTCTACTCGTGCCCTCCGCGCGCTCCTCTCCGGTGGCGCCTCCCCCGCCCCTCGCGCCCATCCGCTGCGCGCCCTGCACGCCCCTGCAGCTCAGCGCGTGCCCCGCCGTGCCCGCACGCTGCCCCGAGGTGCTGCGTGAGCCCGGCTGCGGATGCTGTCTGGCGTGCGCGCTCTCGCTGGGGGATGCGTGCGGCGTGCACACCGCGCCCTGCGGCTCGGGCCTGCGCTGCACCCCGCGCGCCGGGGACCCCCAGCCGCTCCACTCGCTGGTGCGCGGGCAGGGCGCGTGCGCGCGCGCGGAGatgacacagcagcagcagcagcaggaggaggaggatgaagagcgGGAGGATGAAGAGGCGCTGATGCTGATACACAACACCGTGCCCACCGAGGAGTCCGACCTCCACAGCCTGCACgcgctgctgcagctcagccagccCACCGACACCACGGCGCGCGACGCCATCCGGGCCAGAGCCAACGCCATCCGCAAGAAACTCGTGCAGCTG GGTCCGTGCCACACTCAGCTCCACGCTGCTTTAGACACCATCGCCGCCTCCCAGCAGGCTTTAGGCCAGCAGTTCACCTCCTTCTACCTGCCCAACTGCGACAAACACGGCTTCTACAAGGCCAAGCAG TGTGAGACGTCTCTGATGGGTCAGCCCCCTCGCTGCTGGTGTGTGTCGTCCTGGAACGGCCAGAGAATCGCAGGGTCCGGCGACGTGACCGTAGATGACCTCTGCCAGCAGGAGGTCACCCACTGA